One region of Armigeres subalbatus isolate Guangzhou_Male chromosome 3, GZ_Asu_2, whole genome shotgun sequence genomic DNA includes:
- the LOC134226650 gene encoding uncharacterized protein LOC134226650 isoform X2 codes for MARREQPETPRRESTAQCVSSGQSSLFCQSDMARRPKKSALMLAVTIVTLSLASLVNRCSGASSSSGELDDLNADESRNYRELLNIPKFGDRLAPRNRPHVEDGGTGAIASAVGPSVVGSSGGKFRRQPGPGNTYPGVTYRNAGRFGAGVASVATSDSAGDNLEELHTLVNSEHDIKRSDIMVTSIAQNLEDTNASSEYFAGTDEDGVEQIEPDRGDEEHDGEVDADEDDFEEVEEPNHFDVQGRSANDAEFDEQHILLESGDIRESSLPLLVGQQNISSAGVNASAAQAHRLEMSTEFFVVPSTASSAASRSTTVRPGGVILAARSPPSHHNSNSNTHKLNVTPPTVVLANNSNGLRKEPWVVPVLVLACLSMIMMAAFEIFVLCKAWRTSPSRRHLFLGQMLLLGLFACSGLAAVLTINPTVLSCATMRFGAGVAFALVFASLLVKCVFLISLNGGVYLPAPYQGLLLLFAVLIQVAVGAQWLLTSPPSVDQVPISGGTAVSSRYHLLLTAGDLSHVNPTIPLCHTTFSELLLSLIYVVFLIIFVAILAIKSRGIRDNYREATYIGLAVGGIIPIWLGWTLCGLAVADRHRDACLAFGLVATASTVFLVMFMPKGRQLAAMGKEGLYVEDREERFSSLSRAGSGYSPSFFHFKPIKYGVMGASPTLQTNNGTVVGTTTTSKHQAVATLGGGLFMRPDEANLYTTLEQTMSSNPNVYFQRGGGVHPGMMY; via the coding sequence ATGGCGCGGCGCGAGCAGCCAGAAACTCCGCGAAGGGAGTCCACGGCACAGTGCGTTTCGAGCGGGCAGTCGTCTCTGTTCTGTCAGTCAGATATGGCTCGTCGGCCAAAAAAGTCGGCGCTGATGCTGGCGGTAACGATCGTTACGCTCAGCTTAGCGAGCTTAGTGAATCGGTGTTCTGGCGCAAGTAGCAGCAGCGGCGAGCTCGACGATCTGAACGCGGATGAAAGCAGAAATTATCGCGAGTTGTTGAATATTCCGAAATTTGGCGACCGGTTAGCGCCCCGCAATCGACCCCACGTGGAAGATGGAGGTACCGGCGCGATCGCGAGTGCCGTTGGGCCATCGGTGGTTGGCTCGAGTGGGGGCAAGTTCCGACGACAACCAGGCCCAGGGAATACTTACCCTGGGGTGACTTATCGTAACGCGGGAAGATTTGGTGCTGGGGTTGCAAGTGTGGCGACAAGTGACAGTGCGGGTGATAATCTTGAGGAATTGCACACGCTGGTGAATAGTGAGCATGATATCAAAAGAAGCGATATTATGGTGACTAGTATTGCGCAAAATTTGGAAGATACTAATGCTAGCAGTGAATACTTTGCGGGAACCGATGAGGATGGAGTAGAACAAATTGAACCAGATCGTGGTGACGAAGAGCATGACGGTGAAGTGGATGCAGATGAAGATGATTTCGAAGAAGTCGAAGAACCGAATCATTTTGACGTGCAAGGAAGAAGTGCTAACGATGCTGAGTTTGATGAGCAGCATATTTTGCTGGAGAGTGGTGATATTAGGGAAAGTAGTTTGCCGCTGTTAGTTGGCCAACAGAATATAAGTAGTGCAGGTGTGAATGCATCTGCAGCGCAAGCTCATCGGTTAGAAATGTCCACCGAATTTTTTGTAGTGCCATCGACAGCGTCTTCCGCTGCTTCTCGTTCAACAACCGTGCGTCCTGGAGGCGTAATCTTGGCTGCTCGTAGTCCGCCAAGTCACCATAACAGTAACAGTAATACTCACAAGCTAAACGTTACGCCACCGACCGTCGTCTTGGCGAACAATTCTAATGGACTGCGGAAAGAACCTTGGGTGGTGCCAGTTTTAGTGCTTGCTTGCCTGTCCATGATTATGATGGCCGCTTTTGAGATATTTGTGTTGTGCAAAGCATGGCGTACGTCGCCAAGTCGGCGGCATCTGTTTCTCGGACAAATGTTACTTCTTGGACTGTTTGCATGCTCCGGCCTAGCAGCTGTGCTGACCATAAATCCAACAGTGCTATCCTGTGCAACGATGCGCTTTGGCGCTGGGGTTGCCTTTGCCCTCGTATTTGCTTCCCTTCTGGTTAAGTGTGTTTTCTTGATCAGTCTGAACGGCGGAGTGTATCTTCCTGCGCCCTACCAAGGTTTGCTTCTGTTGTTCGCAGTGCTGATTCAAGTGGCTGTTGGTGCGCAGTGGCTTCTGACGTCGCCTCCTAGTGTCGATCAGGTTCCCATTTCTGGAGGCACTGCAGTTTCCAGTCGATACCACCTCCTTCTCACCGCTGGAGACCTATCCCACGTAAATCCGACCATCCCGTTGTGTCACACAACCTTCTCGGAACTGCTTCTTTCCTTGATATACGTAGTGTTCTTGATTATATTTGTGGCCATTCTGGCAATAAAATCGCGCGGCATTCGGGACAATTATCGGGAAGCCACCTACATCGGTTTGGCCGTTGGTGGAATCATTCCCATCTGGTTGGGATGGACCTTGTGCGGACTGGCCGTGGCCGATCGGCATCGGGATGCATGCCTTGCCTTCGGACTCGTGGCGACGGCATCGACAGTGTTTTTGGTGATGTTTATGCCGAAGGGGCGCCAGCTGGCGGCTATGGGTAAAGAAGGCCTTTATGTGGAAGATCGCGAGGAGCGGTTCAGTTCGCTGAGCCGTGCCGGATCCGGATATTCACCGTCGTTCTTCCATTTCAAACCGATAAAGTACGGGGTCATGGGGGCCTCTCCGACGCTGCAGACCAACAATGGGACCGTGGTGGGAACAACGACCACCTCCAAGCACCAGGCGGTAGCAACACTCGGCGGAG